The following are from one region of the Stigmatella ashevillena genome:
- a CDS encoding polysaccharide deacetylase family protein gives MKKYALLLTGIMACNPTARVEEPTLTSQRQNLASVKTLVATSRTFLPGEMPTAQYCQTDTVSEYGLPPQGVPFPANTISLTYDDGPDAYTLELARYLNQKGIRATFFINGCRIKGHPVCSPSDTTQYPESWLSEMVAKGHRIGNHTENHTLLTADDPERRRQQLGATQQLIDPYIRDGYFLVRAPSNCWNASVAETINADPYLSKLEGTFGYDSSYGDWNCPTSETPGQCAQNIVNVLPPGRNGIVQLHDRNVAPGSDYTLKLTKCLVEGVSDPSVGCPSALLPGVTYVPLDALAGIRGQFSFATPEVVATEFSDNTAWPSHFGYYGTVRAGDINGDGHTDVCARGPDGVRCALSQRGTFSAATLWHTGLSDNLGWLPPEYSTTLQLGDVDHDGNADLCARGVDGLYCYKSNGQNGFAAQLTWWAGMFSDANGWNAEESRYGSIHLADIDADGDLDACGRAPDGIVCAHFNGSAFGSLQTWASDFRDDMGWAPARYGSTLRFADLNADGKADVCGRGVNGLRCLVSNGTAFVNGTNWSWPAFADVEGWHTSRARYRSFQLADVDGDGRADACGRNATGIVCAFSNGASFDRTRHVYNADFIDANGWGLDKYGSTVMLADINNDGHADVCGRGAYGIACARAP, from the coding sequence ATGAAGAAATACGCACTGCTGCTCACGGGCATCATGGCTTGCAATCCCACCGCCAGGGTAGAAGAGCCGACCCTGACATCGCAGCGGCAGAATCTAGCCTCCGTGAAGACGCTCGTCGCCACGAGCAGGACGTTCCTCCCAGGAGAGATGCCCACCGCGCAGTACTGTCAGACGGACACCGTGAGCGAGTACGGACTCCCACCTCAGGGTGTTCCGTTCCCCGCGAACACCATTTCCCTGACCTATGACGACGGGCCGGACGCCTACACGCTGGAGCTGGCGCGCTACCTGAACCAGAAGGGCATCCGGGCCACGTTCTTCATCAACGGGTGCCGCATCAAGGGCCACCCGGTCTGTTCCCCTTCGGATACCACGCAGTACCCGGAGAGCTGGCTGAGTGAGATGGTGGCGAAGGGCCACCGCATCGGCAACCACACGGAGAACCACACGCTGCTGACGGCCGACGATCCGGAGCGCAGGCGCCAGCAGCTGGGTGCCACGCAGCAGCTCATCGACCCCTACATCCGGGACGGGTACTTCCTGGTCCGCGCGCCTAGCAACTGCTGGAACGCAAGCGTCGCGGAGACCATCAACGCGGATCCCTATCTCAGCAAGTTGGAGGGGACATTCGGCTACGACTCGAGCTACGGGGACTGGAACTGCCCGACCAGTGAGACTCCCGGCCAGTGCGCCCAGAACATCGTCAACGTCTTGCCCCCAGGCCGCAACGGCATCGTCCAGCTCCATGACCGGAACGTGGCCCCAGGAAGTGACTACACCCTCAAGCTGACGAAGTGCCTGGTGGAGGGAGTCAGCGATCCCTCCGTCGGTTGCCCCAGCGCGCTCCTGCCCGGGGTCACCTACGTCCCCCTGGATGCGCTCGCCGGCATCCGGGGGCAGTTCAGCTTTGCCACGCCCGAAGTGGTCGCCACCGAGTTCAGCGACAACACCGCCTGGCCCTCCCACTTCGGCTACTACGGCACCGTGCGGGCCGGGGACATCAACGGCGACGGCCACACGGACGTGTGCGCGCGGGGACCCGACGGCGTCCGGTGCGCCCTATCCCAGAGGGGCACGTTCAGCGCCGCCACTCTCTGGCACACCGGCCTCTCGGACAACCTGGGCTGGCTGCCGCCGGAGTACAGCACGACCCTGCAACTCGGCGATGTCGACCACGACGGGAACGCCGACCTGTGTGCCCGCGGCGTGGATGGCCTCTACTGCTACAAGTCGAACGGGCAAAATGGCTTCGCCGCTCAGCTCACCTGGTGGGCTGGCATGTTCTCAGACGCCAATGGCTGGAACGCCGAAGAGAGCCGCTATGGATCCATCCACCTGGCAGACATCGACGCGGATGGTGACCTGGACGCCTGCGGCCGCGCGCCCGATGGCATCGTCTGCGCCCACTTCAACGGCTCCGCGTTCGGCTCTCTCCAGACGTGGGCGAGCGACTTCCGGGATGACATGGGGTGGGCGCCCGCCCGATACGGCTCGACCCTCCGCTTCGCCGACCTCAACGCGGATGGAAAGGCGGATGTGTGCGGGCGCGGGGTCAACGGTCTGCGCTGTCTCGTCTCGAATGGGACGGCCTTCGTCAACGGCACCAACTGGAGCTGGCCGGCCTTCGCGGACGTCGAGGGCTGGCACACGAGCCGCGCGCGGTACCGGTCCTTCCAGCTCGCCGACGTGGACGGCGACGGCCGGGCGGATGCCTGCGGCCGGAACGCCACCGGCATCGTCTGCGCGTTCTCCAATGGAGCGAGCTTCGACCGCACCCGGCACGTCTACAATGCCGACTTCATCGACGCCAATGGGTGGGGGCTGGACAAGTACGGCAGCACCGTCATGCTGGCCGACATCAACAACGATGGCCACGCGGACGTCTGCGGGCGGGGCGCCTACGGGATTGCCTGCGCCCGCGCGCCCTGA
- the secG gene encoding preprotein translocase subunit SecG, protein MLTFFTIVHVLLCVFMIFVILLQPGKDAGMGSALGGGAATSAFGGRGAVTFLSKLTGVCAALFFLTSLGLSFVGLRPSVAAGPVATPPAAAAPAAAGGTAVPAPAAATPPAAGGTEGTPPSVEQPREAPAPAPTEAAPAQPAPQQ, encoded by the coding sequence ATGCTGACCTTCTTCACGATCGTGCACGTCCTGCTGTGCGTGTTCATGATCTTCGTCATCCTGCTGCAGCCCGGGAAGGACGCGGGCATGGGCTCTGCGCTCGGCGGTGGTGCGGCCACCAGCGCTTTCGGTGGCCGAGGCGCGGTGACGTTCCTCAGCAAGCTGACGGGCGTCTGCGCGGCGCTGTTCTTCCTGACCTCGCTGGGGCTGTCGTTCGTGGGCCTTCGTCCCTCTGTGGCGGCGGGCCCGGTGGCCACGCCTCCGGCGGCAGCGGCTCCCGCAGCGGCGGGAGGCACTGCGGTACCGGCACCGGCGGCAGCAACGCCGCCTGCGGCAGGGGGAACGGAAGGAACCCCGCCCAGCGTGGAGCAGCCGCGCGAGGCGCCTGCTCCGGCTCCGACCGAGGCGGCACCGGCGCAGCCTGCGCCGCAGCAATAA
- the tpiA gene encoding triose-phosphate isomerase: MAAEARRKIIAGNWKMNKTVPEALALVRELRGVVSALGDKVELVIAPPFVALHSVAQAIEDSNLKLAAQNCHWEVSGAFTGEVAAPMLKEVGCAYVIVGHSERRQFFGETDETVNKRSRAVLKAGMVPIICVGETLAEREGNQTLEVVERQVKGALAGFSAADVARFVLAYEPVWAIGTGRTATSAQAQEVHVAIRSQLARLYDGAAAGQVRIQYGGSVKPDNAAELLGQPDVDGALVGGASLKAGDFAAIVKAGV; this comes from the coding sequence ATGGCCGCCGAAGCGCGCCGGAAGATCATTGCTGGCAACTGGAAGATGAACAAGACCGTCCCCGAGGCGCTCGCCCTGGTGCGAGAGCTGCGGGGGGTGGTCTCGGCGCTGGGTGACAAGGTGGAACTGGTCATCGCGCCTCCCTTCGTGGCACTGCACTCGGTGGCCCAGGCCATCGAGGACTCGAACCTGAAGCTGGCGGCGCAGAACTGCCACTGGGAGGTCTCCGGGGCCTTCACCGGCGAGGTGGCCGCGCCGATGCTGAAGGAGGTGGGCTGTGCCTACGTCATCGTCGGCCACTCCGAGCGCCGCCAGTTCTTCGGGGAGACGGATGAGACGGTGAACAAGCGTTCCCGGGCCGTGCTCAAGGCGGGCATGGTGCCCATCATTTGCGTGGGCGAGACGCTGGCCGAGCGTGAGGGGAACCAGACGCTGGAAGTGGTGGAGCGCCAGGTGAAGGGCGCACTGGCGGGCTTCAGCGCGGCGGACGTGGCCCGATTCGTTCTGGCGTACGAGCCCGTCTGGGCCATCGGCACGGGGCGTACCGCCACGAGTGCCCAGGCCCAGGAGGTCCACGTGGCCATCCGTTCGCAGCTCGCCCGGCTGTACGACGGGGCGGCGGCAGGTCAGGTGCGGATTCAGTACGGCGGCAGCGTCAAGCCGGATAACGCCGCGGAATTGCTGGGACAGCCGGATGTGGATGGGGCCCTGGTGGGGGGCGCGAGTCTGAAAGCGGGCGACTTCGCGGCCATCGTCAAGGCAGGGGTTTGA
- a CDS encoding phosphoglycerate kinase — translation MIRYIDDMQLTGKRVFIRVDFNVPLEGRRVTDDTRIREALPTIRRALEMGGKVILASHLGRPKAGPDPKLSLEPAASKLADLLGAKHEVILADDCVGDGVKKQVRELKDGQVLVLENLRFHKEEEANDEAFARELAALADVYINDAFGTAHRAHASTAGMVPFVKEKGAGLLMRKEIEYLGGVLKNPEKPFVAILGGSKVSDKIKVIESLLPKVDALLVGGAMAYTFLKAQGIEVGKSRVEADKLSLATKILEAAQRLKTSIVLPVDHVVANEPTAQGVKSETPDRAIPADLMGLDIGPKTRAQFNQHIRNAKTVIWNGPMGLFEVAQFAEGTRTVADSMANNRGAVTVIGGGDSAAAVQQMGYGDKMSHVSTGGGASLEFLEGRELPGIKALETK, via the coding sequence ATGATCCGCTACATCGATGACATGCAGCTCACGGGCAAGCGCGTCTTCATCCGCGTGGACTTCAACGTCCCGCTGGAGGGCAGGCGCGTGACGGACGACACCCGCATCCGTGAGGCGCTGCCCACCATCCGCCGCGCGCTGGAGATGGGTGGCAAGGTCATCCTGGCCTCCCACCTCGGCCGTCCCAAGGCGGGGCCGGATCCGAAGCTGTCGCTGGAGCCCGCCGCCTCGAAGCTGGCCGATCTGCTCGGGGCCAAGCACGAAGTCATCCTCGCCGACGACTGCGTGGGCGATGGGGTGAAGAAGCAGGTGCGGGAGCTGAAGGACGGGCAGGTGCTGGTGCTGGAGAACCTGCGCTTCCACAAGGAAGAGGAGGCCAATGACGAGGCCTTCGCGCGCGAGCTGGCGGCGCTGGCGGACGTGTACATCAACGATGCGTTCGGCACCGCGCACCGCGCCCATGCGTCCACCGCGGGCATGGTTCCCTTCGTGAAGGAGAAGGGCGCTGGCCTGTTGATGCGCAAGGAGATCGAATACCTGGGCGGCGTGCTGAAGAACCCGGAGAAGCCCTTCGTGGCCATCCTGGGCGGCTCCAAGGTGAGCGACAAGATCAAGGTCATCGAGAGCCTGCTGCCCAAGGTGGACGCGCTGCTCGTCGGCGGCGCCATGGCCTACACCTTCCTCAAGGCGCAGGGCATCGAGGTGGGCAAGAGCCGCGTGGAGGCGGACAAGCTGTCCTTGGCCACGAAGATCCTGGAGGCGGCGCAGCGGCTGAAGACGTCCATCGTGCTGCCGGTGGATCACGTGGTGGCCAACGAGCCCACCGCGCAGGGCGTGAAGAGCGAGACGCCGGACCGGGCCATCCCTGCGGACTTGATGGGCCTGGACATCGGGCCGAAGACGCGCGCGCAGTTCAACCAGCACATCCGCAACGCGAAGACGGTCATCTGGAACGGCCCCATGGGCCTGTTCGAGGTGGCGCAGTTCGCGGAAGGCACGCGCACGGTGGCCGACTCGATGGCCAACAACCGGGGAGCGGTGACGGTGATCGGCGGAGGCGACAGCGCGGCGGCCGTGCAGCAGATGGGCTACGGGGACAAGATGAGCCACGTGTCCACCGGTGGCGGTGCGTCGCTGGAGTTCCTTGAGGGCCGCGAGCTGCCGGGCATCAAGGCGTTGGAGACGAAGTAG